The proteins below come from a single Methanospirillum lacunae genomic window:
- a CDS encoding MarR family winged helix-turn-helix transcriptional regulator gives MADVLADEVSIILTDIFEIGIERLRHIIYPYVTGKQGAQYRLLHYLTRVPMESMTNLGKAMYIPKQHMTTLVDSLITEGYVERHFDPADRRVIYIKITETGRTKLREFRVQIHGQLAKYIEKYEPEDLKLLASSLQTIKDFSKKY, from the coding sequence ATGGCTGATGTACTCGCAGATGAAGTTTCTATAATTTTAACAGATATATTTGAGATTGGAATTGAACGATTACGTCACATAATTTACCCATATGTAACCGGGAAGCAAGGTGCACAGTATCGTTTGCTTCATTATCTTACCCGGGTACCAATGGAGAGTATGACAAACCTCGGAAAGGCAATGTACATACCTAAACAACATATGACTACACTCGTTGATTCCTTGATCACGGAAGGATATGTTGAGCGCCATTTTGATCCTGCAGATCGCAGGGTGATATATATAAAAATTACAGAAACAGGACGAACAAAATTGCGTGAATTCAGGGTTCAAATACATGGACAATTAGCAAAATATATAGAAAAATACGAACCTGAAGATCTTAAACTCCTTGCATCTTCTCTACAGACTATTAAAGATTTCAGCAAAAAGTACTAA